In one window of Clupea harengus chromosome 4, Ch_v2.0.2, whole genome shotgun sequence DNA:
- the tbc1d25 gene encoding TBC1 domain family member 25 isoform X1 has translation MAAEEERGVVRVKVKKFEGMLPVEFRSFAVDPQITSLEVLQHILIRAFELNGKRNFGISYLSQDRSGVEVYLSLLSDWDLDAAFVSAAKPFLQLKMDIKPSEDSPVLEDWDIISPKDVIGSEVGEKRSLAAAALPFTQSLLSQVTEPVSQLFSQPVSSAFSQMGKTLSKVQQALSWSYGEEVKPFKPPLSDTEFHSYLNSLGQLTRPEDLRLRIYHGGVEPSLRKVVWRYLLNVYPDGLAGLERMDYMKRKTREYDQLKREWSARVSSEDLEFIRGNVMKDVLRTDRAHPYYAGSEDSPHLTALTDLLTTYAITHPQVSYCQGMSDIASPILAVMDNEAHAFICFCGIMKRLEGNFRPDGQLMSVKFQHLKLLLQYSDPEFYAYLVSMGADDLFFCYRWLLLELKREFAFDDALRMLEVTWSSLPPDPPETEVELISSTQESEKDCTSEDGYGMAEGEVMEGQQTERQRRRHMLRPSREEADGERKMTLEDEPTVEEGPRRDGEGDYCSVYEAKMNSASVPPFEKQPSFGEFKYYSARNEDSFELQKESAIATPEFRSCSPPSPLPVRQSTEDSEDDPGERAPLIRSRESSIPDMEQRSSPNGQASPVLPLPSHLPTRNTGSNQSLTTSPSLSNWRGTSPDSPPSHYSASSLMNGRPTSPDETSGRLASPPPTSNGTGANSPSTPPGKSTLSSPTLTFPQNRSLLYSPVLSFVKSPSLPKPFSSNLPSPCSKTSTATVNSPNTNSAPIKPCSLPPPQEFGKGNPFMLFLCLSILLEHRDHIIKNSLDYNELAMHFDRLVRRHNLGRVLQRAKALFADYLQSEVWDSEEGDEVSLDSPTTADTSLHSPTNRSTIPSQQSPTRPTSSNSTYNLASTIPSPTNQTPLSSPSS, from the exons ATGGcagctgaggaggagaggggggttgtTCGTGTCAAAGTCAAG AAGTTTGAGGGAATGCTGCCAGTGGAGTTCCGTTCATTTGCTGTCGATCCTCAGATAACCTCACTGGAAGTCCTACAGCACATTCTCATCCGGGCCTTTGAACTGAACGG GAAGAGGAATTTTGGAATAAGTTATTTATCCCAAGATCGCTCGGGTGTGGAAGTGtacctttctctcctctctgattggGATTTAGATGCTGCGTTTGTCTCTGCAGCTAAACCATTCCTGCAGCTCAAGATGGACATCAAACCGTCTGAAGACA GTCCTGTTCTGGAAGACTGGGACATCATCAGCCCCAAAGACGTGATCGGCTCTGAAGTGGGCGAGAAGCGATCCCTTGCGGCTGCTGCCCTCCCTTTCACCCAGTCCCTCCTGTCCCAGGTTACTGAGCCCGTCAGCCAGCTCTTTTCCCAGCCAGTCTCTTCTGCTTTCAGTCAG ATGGGTAAAACACTGTCCAAAGTGCAGCAGGCCTTGAGCTGGTCTTATGGGGAAGAGGTGAAGCCCTTCAAGCCCCCCCTGAGTGACACTGAGTTCCACAGCTATCTCAACAGCCTGGGGCAGCTGACGCGGCCGGAGGACCTCAGACTGCGCATCTACCATGGAGGGGTGGAGCCATCATTGCGCAAA GTTGTGTGGCGATATCTCCTTAACGTGTATCCAGATGGCTTGGCTGGTCTAGAGAGGATGGACTACATGAAGAGAAAGACCAGAGAGTATGACCAACTGAAAAGGGAATGGTCTGCCAGGGTCAGTTCCGAAGATCTGGAGTTCATCAGAGGAAATGTGATGAAGGATGTGTTAAGAACTGACAGAGCACACCCTTACTACGCTGGCTCAGAGGACAGCCCCCATCTCACGGCCCTGACTGACCTCCTGACAACCTATGCCATCACACATCCACAG GTGTCTTACTGCCAGGGTATGAGTGATATTGCATCACCAATTCTTGCAGTGATGGACAATGAGGCACATGCATTTATCTGCTTCTGTGGAATCATGAAAAGGCTGGAAGGCAACTTCCGCCCCGACGGACAGCTCATGTCAGTCAAATTCCAGCACCTGAAGCTGTTGCTCCAGTATTCTGACCCGGAATTCTATGCCTATTTGGTTTCCATGGGAGCTGATGACCTGTTCTTCTGTTACCGTTGGCTACTTCTGGAGCTGAAGCGCGAGTTTGCATTTGATGATGCTCTTAGGATGCTGGAGGTAACCTGGAGTTCCCTTCCACCTGATCCTCCGGAAACAGAAGTGGAGTTGATTAGTTCAACTCAGGAGTCTGAAAAAGACTGCACTTCGGAGGACGGGTACGGAATGGCAGAGGGTGAGGTGATGGAGGGACAGCAAACGGAAAGGCAACGGAGACGCCATATGTTACGGCCCTCGCGAGAAGAGGCGGACGGTGAAAGGAAGATGACCTTAGAAGATGAGCCAACGGTTGAGGAAGGTCCGAGACGAGATGGTGAAGGAGACTACTGCTCAGTATATGAAGCGAAGATGAACAGTGCTTCAGTTCCCCCATTTGAGAAACAACCCAGTTTTGGTGAATTTAAATACTACAGTGCCAGGAATGAGGACAGCTTTGAGTTGCAGAAGGAATCCGCTATTGCTACCCCTGAGTTTCGTTCCTGTAGCCCTCCATCACCTTTGCCAGTTCGGCAGTCAACGGAGGACAGTGAGGATGACCCTGGAGAGAGGGCACCTCTGATAAGAAGCCGCGAGTCATCAATTCCAGACATGGAGCAGAGGAGCTCACCCAATGGGCAAGCTTCTCCAGTGTTACCATTGCCTTCACACCTGCCTACGAGGAACACTGGATCCAACCAGTCTCTCACCACTTCCCCCTCACTATCCAACTGGAGAGGAACCTCCCCAGACAGCCCACCATCCCATTACAGTGCATCTTCTTTAATGAATGGAAGACCAACATCTCCAGATGAAACGTCTGGGAGACTTGCGTCACCTCCTCCAACCTCTAATGGAACGGGGGCTAACTCTCCTTCCACACCCCCTGGAAAGTCTACTCTTTCCTCCCCGACTTTGACCTTCCCTCAAAACCGCTCTTTACTGTACTCCCCTGTGTTGTCTTTTGTGaaatctccctctctgcccaagCCTTTTTCCAGCAATCTTCCTTCCCCTTGCTCCAAAACCTCCACAGCCACGGTTAACTCCCCAAATACTAACAGTGCGCCCATCAAACCCTGTTCTTTGCCACCTCCACAAGAGTTTGGCAAAGGCAATCCCTTCATGCTGTTTCTGTGCCTGTCTATTCTGCTAGAGCACCGTGACCACATTATTAAGAACAGCCTAGATTATAACGAACTGGCCATGCATTTTGACCGGCTTGTTCGGAGACACAATCTCGGAAGGGTGCTGCAGCGTGCTAAAGCTCTTTTTGCTGATTACCTTCAAAGTGAGGTGTGGGACTCTGAGGAAGGGGATGAAGTCAGCTTGGACTCACCCACCACAGCTGACACCAGTCTCCATTCTCCGACTAACAGATCAACAATTCCTAGTCAGCAGTCCCCAACACGGCCAACTTCATCCAACTCGACCTACAACCTTGCCTCCACTATTCCTTCTCCCACGAATCAAAcgcctctttcttctccctcttcatga
- the tbc1d25 gene encoding TBC1 domain family member 25 isoform X2 produces the protein MAAEEERGVVRVKVKKFEGMLPVEFRSFAVDPQITSLEVLQHILIRAFELNGKRNFGISYLSQDRSGVEVYLSLLSDWDLDAAFVSAAKPFLQLKMDIKPSEDSPVLEDWDIISPKDVIGSEVGEKRSLAAAALPFTQSLLSQMGKTLSKVQQALSWSYGEEVKPFKPPLSDTEFHSYLNSLGQLTRPEDLRLRIYHGGVEPSLRKVVWRYLLNVYPDGLAGLERMDYMKRKTREYDQLKREWSARVSSEDLEFIRGNVMKDVLRTDRAHPYYAGSEDSPHLTALTDLLTTYAITHPQVSYCQGMSDIASPILAVMDNEAHAFICFCGIMKRLEGNFRPDGQLMSVKFQHLKLLLQYSDPEFYAYLVSMGADDLFFCYRWLLLELKREFAFDDALRMLEVTWSSLPPDPPETEVELISSTQESEKDCTSEDGYGMAEGEVMEGQQTERQRRRHMLRPSREEADGERKMTLEDEPTVEEGPRRDGEGDYCSVYEAKMNSASVPPFEKQPSFGEFKYYSARNEDSFELQKESAIATPEFRSCSPPSPLPVRQSTEDSEDDPGERAPLIRSRESSIPDMEQRSSPNGQASPVLPLPSHLPTRNTGSNQSLTTSPSLSNWRGTSPDSPPSHYSASSLMNGRPTSPDETSGRLASPPPTSNGTGANSPSTPPGKSTLSSPTLTFPQNRSLLYSPVLSFVKSPSLPKPFSSNLPSPCSKTSTATVNSPNTNSAPIKPCSLPPPQEFGKGNPFMLFLCLSILLEHRDHIIKNSLDYNELAMHFDRLVRRHNLGRVLQRAKALFADYLQSEVWDSEEGDEVSLDSPTTADTSLHSPTNRSTIPSQQSPTRPTSSNSTYNLASTIPSPTNQTPLSSPSS, from the exons ATGGcagctgaggaggagaggggggttgtTCGTGTCAAAGTCAAG AAGTTTGAGGGAATGCTGCCAGTGGAGTTCCGTTCATTTGCTGTCGATCCTCAGATAACCTCACTGGAAGTCCTACAGCACATTCTCATCCGGGCCTTTGAACTGAACGG GAAGAGGAATTTTGGAATAAGTTATTTATCCCAAGATCGCTCGGGTGTGGAAGTGtacctttctctcctctctgattggGATTTAGATGCTGCGTTTGTCTCTGCAGCTAAACCATTCCTGCAGCTCAAGATGGACATCAAACCGTCTGAAGACA GTCCTGTTCTGGAAGACTGGGACATCATCAGCCCCAAAGACGTGATCGGCTCTGAAGTGGGCGAGAAGCGATCCCTTGCGGCTGCTGCCCTCCCTTTCACCCAGTCCCTCCTGTCCCAG ATGGGTAAAACACTGTCCAAAGTGCAGCAGGCCTTGAGCTGGTCTTATGGGGAAGAGGTGAAGCCCTTCAAGCCCCCCCTGAGTGACACTGAGTTCCACAGCTATCTCAACAGCCTGGGGCAGCTGACGCGGCCGGAGGACCTCAGACTGCGCATCTACCATGGAGGGGTGGAGCCATCATTGCGCAAA GTTGTGTGGCGATATCTCCTTAACGTGTATCCAGATGGCTTGGCTGGTCTAGAGAGGATGGACTACATGAAGAGAAAGACCAGAGAGTATGACCAACTGAAAAGGGAATGGTCTGCCAGGGTCAGTTCCGAAGATCTGGAGTTCATCAGAGGAAATGTGATGAAGGATGTGTTAAGAACTGACAGAGCACACCCTTACTACGCTGGCTCAGAGGACAGCCCCCATCTCACGGCCCTGACTGACCTCCTGACAACCTATGCCATCACACATCCACAG GTGTCTTACTGCCAGGGTATGAGTGATATTGCATCACCAATTCTTGCAGTGATGGACAATGAGGCACATGCATTTATCTGCTTCTGTGGAATCATGAAAAGGCTGGAAGGCAACTTCCGCCCCGACGGACAGCTCATGTCAGTCAAATTCCAGCACCTGAAGCTGTTGCTCCAGTATTCTGACCCGGAATTCTATGCCTATTTGGTTTCCATGGGAGCTGATGACCTGTTCTTCTGTTACCGTTGGCTACTTCTGGAGCTGAAGCGCGAGTTTGCATTTGATGATGCTCTTAGGATGCTGGAGGTAACCTGGAGTTCCCTTCCACCTGATCCTCCGGAAACAGAAGTGGAGTTGATTAGTTCAACTCAGGAGTCTGAAAAAGACTGCACTTCGGAGGACGGGTACGGAATGGCAGAGGGTGAGGTGATGGAGGGACAGCAAACGGAAAGGCAACGGAGACGCCATATGTTACGGCCCTCGCGAGAAGAGGCGGACGGTGAAAGGAAGATGACCTTAGAAGATGAGCCAACGGTTGAGGAAGGTCCGAGACGAGATGGTGAAGGAGACTACTGCTCAGTATATGAAGCGAAGATGAACAGTGCTTCAGTTCCCCCATTTGAGAAACAACCCAGTTTTGGTGAATTTAAATACTACAGTGCCAGGAATGAGGACAGCTTTGAGTTGCAGAAGGAATCCGCTATTGCTACCCCTGAGTTTCGTTCCTGTAGCCCTCCATCACCTTTGCCAGTTCGGCAGTCAACGGAGGACAGTGAGGATGACCCTGGAGAGAGGGCACCTCTGATAAGAAGCCGCGAGTCATCAATTCCAGACATGGAGCAGAGGAGCTCACCCAATGGGCAAGCTTCTCCAGTGTTACCATTGCCTTCACACCTGCCTACGAGGAACACTGGATCCAACCAGTCTCTCACCACTTCCCCCTCACTATCCAACTGGAGAGGAACCTCCCCAGACAGCCCACCATCCCATTACAGTGCATCTTCTTTAATGAATGGAAGACCAACATCTCCAGATGAAACGTCTGGGAGACTTGCGTCACCTCCTCCAACCTCTAATGGAACGGGGGCTAACTCTCCTTCCACACCCCCTGGAAAGTCTACTCTTTCCTCCCCGACTTTGACCTTCCCTCAAAACCGCTCTTTACTGTACTCCCCTGTGTTGTCTTTTGTGaaatctccctctctgcccaagCCTTTTTCCAGCAATCTTCCTTCCCCTTGCTCCAAAACCTCCACAGCCACGGTTAACTCCCCAAATACTAACAGTGCGCCCATCAAACCCTGTTCTTTGCCACCTCCACAAGAGTTTGGCAAAGGCAATCCCTTCATGCTGTTTCTGTGCCTGTCTATTCTGCTAGAGCACCGTGACCACATTATTAAGAACAGCCTAGATTATAACGAACTGGCCATGCATTTTGACCGGCTTGTTCGGAGACACAATCTCGGAAGGGTGCTGCAGCGTGCTAAAGCTCTTTTTGCTGATTACCTTCAAAGTGAGGTGTGGGACTCTGAGGAAGGGGATGAAGTCAGCTTGGACTCACCCACCACAGCTGACACCAGTCTCCATTCTCCGACTAACAGATCAACAATTCCTAGTCAGCAGTCCCCAACACGGCCAACTTCATCCAACTCGACCTACAACCTTGCCTCCACTATTCCTTCTCCCACGAATCAAAcgcctctttcttctccctcttcatga